The Nostoc sp. 'Lobaria pulmonaria (5183) cyanobiont' DNA window GCTTTAAAATAAGGTCGTGAAAAAGCAATTGTTTTTAGGCGTGCGGCGGTAATTGTGATTCCACTAATTGCTGCATCAACTCTTTTGGCTTGCAAAGTCGAGATCGTGCCATCAAAGGGCAGACTTTCAAACTGGACTGCAAAACCTGCTATTTTAGCGATCGCATTCATCAAATCAATATCAAAGCCTTCCAAGTTCCCGCTAGCTGTTTGGATCTCAAAAGGGACAAAGGTGGGGTCTGTGGCCACCTTCAGAGGTTTAGCGTCTGGGCTAGTAGTGGGATATAAACTCTGACAGGCAATAATCAGTAGTAGGCAGCCTAAGCTTAGAATTAGCTGCTGCCACTTGAAGTTAATTAATTTCACTATAGTAATTTTGTTCTAGTAATCAATATTTACGATACTTGTCATGATGTTATAAGAAAGAATACATACGTATGACTTTTCGCTAATTGCCTTTTTGTGCGTTCTATATTCTGACTCCCAATTTTGAATTGCTTATGGCTCCTACAACTTCTGCTTACCAAATTGCTGATTTGTTCGCCGAAAGAGCTAGAAATCTGACACCACCAACTTACGGCACTGAGTTAACCAAAATCATTACCGTCAGTTTTGCCTATGGTCTCGCTGACCCAATTCTCTTTCCCCACGCGGACTTAGCTGCTGCAAGTGCGGCTGTACTAGCAGAAGAGGCTCCGATCGCTCTTAATTACGGGCCACCTTCAGCCCAACTTTATGAACAAATAATCCTCCGCTTGCAAGCTCAAGGAATCCCTGCCGATCGCGATCGCCTGATCGTTGGCTACGGTTCTAGTCAGATTTTGGGTTTGCTACCAGATGTGTTTGTTGAACCTGGTGATGTCGTAATTGTGGAAGGGCCAACCTTCTTGGGAGTAGTTAATAGATTTGTCCAGGCTGGGGCACGCCTAATTACCATTCCTGTAGACGAATTGGGAATGGATGTGGATGCCCTAGAAGAAACTTTGAGCGACTTGAACAAACGAGGCATTCGACCCCGATTTATTTACACTATACCCACTTTTCATAATCCCACAGGTACTACTATGCCGTTATCTCGCCGCGAAAAACTGGTAGCGTTAGCGGCCGAGTATGGCGTATTGGTGGTAGAAGACGATGCCTACAGCGATTTGCGCTTCCAAGGCGAAGCTGTGCCATCCTTGGCAAGCCTTGACAAGGAGGGGTGGGTGTTATACGTGAATACCTTCTCGAAAATCATTGCGCCTGGTATCAGATTAGGCTGGGCTTGTGGCGATCCAGCAATTATTGAGCGGTTGGCAATGTTCAAAAGTGAAGGGCCTGTGGGGCCGTTTGTCAGCCATGTGGTTGGTCGCTACTGTGCTACAGGCAAACTAGATTATCATATTCAGGAGCTAATCGCCTGGTACAAGCATAAGTGTAATTTGTTGTTAGAAGCGATCGCTCAAGAGTTTCCCACCGATGTAGTTGCTTTGCGACCAGGTGGTGGCTTTTTCGTTTGGTGTAAATTGCCGCCAGACATCAGCGCCAAAGCACTCCTAACTGCTGCCAATGAACAGGGCATCAGTTTTCTGCCAGGAACTCGCTGCTACGCTAATGGACAGGGAGATGATGCCATCAGGTTAGCTTTTAGCTTTCAACCAACTCAGAAGATTGTTGAGGGAATCGCTACCTTGGGAGCAGTACTGAGAGGATGGCGGTAATTTGTAATTAGTACCTCGTTCCCAGTCTCACACTGGGAATGCTTTTTGGAAGGCTCCTGCATCTCGTATAGGCGGCAGAACGGAACCAAGAAGATTTCCTTGTTAGACCTAGAAACGAAATTTAAAATTTTGTAAACTTTAAAAAATTTGCTCTAATCGTTGGAAATCGCGCTGCACTTCATACCAGAGACTTTTATTATGTGGGTCTGTTTTCAAGGCTTTTTTAAGATAAATTCTGGCTTTGAGTAGTTGTTTTTCGGAAATTAGTGCCCGTCCCCAAATTTGATAGGCGATCGCTAGCCATTGACGGACTTCTGCATCTGTTGACAAACGCTCTGCTAAAGCTTCCGCCAGGGCGATCGCTTGCGGAAATCGTCTTTCTTGCAAAAATCGCTGCAATTGCTCATAAGTCTTCCACTTCAGCCGTTCTTCTATTTCCAACAGATTCGGCGGCTTTGGTTTCCCTGATTCTTGGCTTGTCACCGTTGTTACTGGTGTTTTCTGCCGTTGCGTTGCCTTGGCGTCGTCACGTCCAGACGTTGACACCTGACTTGAACGTGCGCCAATTTCCTCTGGTAGTACTACCGTCAGCAGGAGTTTGTAAGCCTCTGTCAAGGCAATAAACTTATCTTTGGCTTTGTTGTCATCTGGGTTGATATCGGGATGATATTGCTGCGCCAGTCGTCGATAAGACGCTTTGATGTCAGCAAAAGAAGCTCCCGATCTTAAACCTAGTAAACGGTAGCAATCTCCAAGATCCATCTTGAGCTATCAGCTATCGAATATTTAGCTATTGGCTATTATCTGTCAATATCAGCTTCAAGCCCGGACTATTAATGATAAAGGCTAATTTTCTATTTTAAAGTTCAATCTTGACAGTTTGTTCATTAAAAAGGGATTGGGCATTGGGTACAAGAGGCAGGGGTGCAAAGGGGCAAAGGGGTAGAGGGGAAAAACTTACTGCAACTTACTTCTCCTCTGCT harbors:
- a CDS encoding aminotransferase-like domain-containing protein encodes the protein MAPTTSAYQIADLFAERARNLTPPTYGTELTKIITVSFAYGLADPILFPHADLAAASAAVLAEEAPIALNYGPPSAQLYEQIILRLQAQGIPADRDRLIVGYGSSQILGLLPDVFVEPGDVVIVEGPTFLGVVNRFVQAGARLITIPVDELGMDVDALEETLSDLNKRGIRPRFIYTIPTFHNPTGTTMPLSRREKLVALAAEYGVLVVEDDAYSDLRFQGEAVPSLASLDKEGWVLYVNTFSKIIAPGIRLGWACGDPAIIERLAMFKSEGPVGPFVSHVVGRYCATGKLDYHIQELIAWYKHKCNLLLEAIAQEFPTDVVALRPGGGFFVWCKLPPDISAKALLTAANEQGISFLPGTRCYANGQGDDAIRLAFSFQPTQKIVEGIATLGAVLRGWR
- a CDS encoding J domain-containing protein, translated to MDLGDCYRLLGLRSGASFADIKASYRRLAQQYHPDINPDDNKAKDKFIALTEAYKLLLTVVLPEEIGARSSQVSTSGRDDAKATQRQKTPVTTVTSQESGKPKPPNLLEIEERLKWKTYEQLQRFLQERRFPQAIALAEALAERLSTDAEVRQWLAIAYQIWGRALISEKQLLKARIYLKKALKTDPHNKSLWYEVQRDFQRLEQIF